Proteins encoded by one window of Candidatus Methylacidiphilales bacterium:
- a CDS encoding DUF502 domain-containing protein, with protein sequence MKNQSLTKHIWHALRDNFLRGLLVVVPIGVTLWIVQFVYQLINEPSDQVLRWLISHSWLPGSDYFREHHGGTIPGGGFWVTLIFVLLVGIGVGNFLGRTIVKAVDTLFLKIPLVKSIYQALKQTMHAVQEMSGEGSAMKFNQMVLVPLLENHGTAICAVGFVTGRVKLTEEDEYCSVFLPNSPTPVTGFTLLIKRDALIWEHGLSVEEGLKFIISYGLATTLRKTTDVVPHAES encoded by the coding sequence ATGAAAAACCAGTCTCTGACAAAGCATATTTGGCATGCTCTCCGTGATAATTTTTTGCGTGGACTTCTCGTAGTGGTTCCGATCGGTGTAACCTTATGGATCGTTCAATTTGTCTATCAACTCATCAACGAACCTTCCGATCAAGTGTTGCGCTGGCTAATCAGTCATAGTTGGCTTCCCGGGTCTGATTATTTCAGAGAACATCACGGTGGCACCATTCCCGGCGGTGGGTTTTGGGTCACACTGATTTTCGTATTACTTGTGGGGATTGGCGTTGGAAACTTCCTGGGGCGCACCATCGTCAAAGCTGTGGATACGCTATTTTTAAAAATCCCCTTAGTGAAGAGCATTTATCAGGCTCTAAAGCAGACGATGCATGCTGTGCAAGAGATGAGCGGGGAGGGGAGTGCCATGAAGTTTAACCAAATGGTTCTTGTGCCGCTCCTGGAAAATCACGGCACAGCAATCTGTGCAGTAGGATTCGTTACCGGCCGCGTGAAATTGACAGAGGAGGATGAATATTGTTCTGTTTTTTTGCCCAATTCTCCGACGCCAGTCACGGGCTTTACTTTGCTTATTAAAAGGGACGCTCTGATCTGGGAGCATGGGTTAAGCGTAGAGGAAGGATTGAAGTTTATTATTTCGTATGGTTTGGCGACTACCCTTCGGAAAACAACCGACGTAGTGCCTCACGCCGAAAGTTGA
- a CDS encoding SRPBCC family protein, with translation MKIYVLKVSQELPLSLGRAWDFISDPRNLPQITPRDMAFKITSQPPPKIYPGLIITYRVAPLFGIPLTWVTEITHVREPNYFVDEQRFGPYRLWHHEHHLTPITPDKTQMDDIVHYALPFDPFSRIVHPLLVKKRLEEIFNFRREALRRLFSEG, from the coding sequence ATGAAAATCTATGTGCTTAAAGTTTCTCAAGAACTTCCTCTTTCGCTGGGTCGAGCATGGGATTTTATATCCGATCCGCGCAACCTTCCGCAAATCACGCCTCGCGATATGGCTTTCAAAATTACGTCTCAGCCACCACCTAAGATTTATCCAGGACTTATTATTACCTACCGTGTCGCGCCACTCTTTGGAATTCCCTTGACTTGGGTCACGGAGATCACGCACGTGCGAGAGCCAAATTATTTTGTGGATGAACAACGTTTTGGTCCTTACCGATTGTGGCACCATGAGCATCACTTGACGCCGATCACCCCAGACAAAACGCAGATGGACGATATCGTGCACTATGCTCTTCCGTTTGATCCGTTTTCGCGCATAGTCCATCCGTTACTTGTAAAAAAGAGGCTTGAGGAGATTTTCAACTTTCGGCGTGAGGCACTACGTCGGTTGTTTTCCGAAGGGTAG
- the mfd gene encoding transcription-repair coupling factor — MNTLSFADRIPQETWQSLLKGIERADQIDCKGLPLAAQAWLMSELVKKNVAGKKQRPLFWICEDVKTQEALASDLISWGVDCVFYPQSDWKEEMGVPDLQIELEQWAAWKRLIRLDADVGLITQASLNQKQIDLETLQRLVICLTRGDRISIESFIQQLIDANLLRERKVYQVGHWTQRGAILDVWPWDSLHPIRIEWEDDTISSIRYFDPDLQRSLNPIDRVEMLIHHPSQEQGIAPSLTPIETLLHSLVKEKKAIWCNRYDVESTTYTCGIECFEHSFLLATRPFEHDQVLQVNRRRLFFTHLKHWIETHWQIDVCCNNEGEEQRLRQIIEEELTAETLKKLRFHQIPLLHGFTYPEGRWVLITDAEIFGRYQTLRVLRKKERLARVRGQSLSFSLSELAQGDYVVHLHHGIGRYRGLQTIPSEDSNSGEEAIVLEYAEGAKLYVPLSQSYLISRYVGVNKKAPQLDTLGGNRWERAKKNAEKAIWDYAAKLLKIQAERETLQGYAFPEDDDWQREFEMSFIYEPTPDQSKAIAATKADMQSTRPMDRLICGDVGFGKTEVAIRALFKCAISGKQAAFLAPTTVLAQQHYRNLCERMADYPIKIELLNRFKTQKEQKIIIEAIADGKVDIVVGTHRLLSPDVHFKDLGLVVIDEEQRFGVIQKEKFKERHRLVHILSLSATPIPRTLYLSLAGVKDMSVIETPPANRLPVETIICPYDERIIKAAIERELSRNGQIYFLHNRIGSIYTLADRIRSLLPECKIDVGHGRMPKHQLEEVMQRFVDGKTDLLLATSIIENGLDIPNANTIIIDRADRFGLSDLYQLRGRVGRAHHKGYAYLLLPRHLMSVTNARKRVNALQQYSKLGDGFKISMRDLELRGAGNLLGVEQSGHISTIGFDLYCRLLKAAVSSLKGERPAWQNETRLRIDFISLSEPSHPSTDGVHHAYLPKTYFQDQEGIIENYKRLNEALTPSELDQLCEEWRDCYGPWPLPVTLLLEIHHIRILAAQAQISHVETQNNKIILKRNNDFIMIGGKFPRLTAQDPLLKLQELKKWIRSFIQNEKLHPSSSH, encoded by the coding sequence ATGAACACACTGAGTTTTGCAGATCGAATTCCGCAAGAGACCTGGCAATCCCTACTCAAAGGGATTGAACGAGCAGACCAGATTGATTGCAAGGGGTTGCCTCTGGCTGCTCAAGCCTGGCTGATGAGCGAGCTTGTGAAAAAAAACGTAGCCGGCAAAAAACAGCGCCCTCTTTTTTGGATATGCGAAGATGTGAAAACTCAAGAGGCCCTTGCATCCGATCTCATCTCTTGGGGAGTAGACTGTGTTTTTTATCCGCAGAGCGATTGGAAAGAGGAAATGGGGGTGCCCGACCTACAGATCGAGCTGGAACAGTGGGCAGCGTGGAAGCGATTGATACGCCTCGATGCAGACGTCGGCCTGATCACTCAGGCTTCGTTGAACCAAAAACAGATCGATTTGGAAACTCTACAGCGCCTGGTGATTTGCCTTACACGAGGAGATCGCATTTCGATTGAAAGTTTTATTCAACAACTAATCGATGCCAACCTTTTGCGAGAGCGCAAAGTTTATCAAGTCGGGCATTGGACTCAGAGAGGTGCAATCCTAGACGTCTGGCCATGGGACTCACTACACCCTATTCGGATAGAATGGGAAGATGATACGATAAGCTCGATTCGTTATTTTGATCCTGATCTACAACGCTCGCTCAATCCTATCGATCGAGTCGAGATGTTGATCCACCATCCTTCCCAAGAGCAAGGAATTGCCCCCTCTTTAACCCCTATAGAAACCTTACTCCACTCACTCGTAAAAGAAAAAAAAGCTATCTGGTGCAATCGCTACGACGTCGAGAGCACAACCTATACGTGTGGTATCGAGTGCTTTGAGCACAGTTTCCTTCTTGCAACACGCCCATTCGAGCATGACCAGGTCTTGCAAGTAAACCGTCGCCGACTCTTTTTTACACATTTAAAACACTGGATTGAAACGCATTGGCAGATAGACGTCTGTTGTAACAATGAAGGGGAAGAACAACGCTTGCGCCAAATCATCGAGGAAGAGTTGACCGCCGAAACACTGAAAAAACTGCGTTTCCATCAGATCCCTCTCCTACATGGATTTACCTATCCAGAGGGAAGATGGGTCTTAATTACCGACGCAGAAATTTTCGGGCGATACCAGACGTTGCGTGTCTTAAGAAAAAAGGAACGTCTAGCACGAGTGCGCGGGCAATCGTTAAGTTTTTCTCTGAGCGAGCTGGCACAGGGTGACTACGTGGTGCATCTCCACCATGGAATCGGACGTTATCGTGGATTGCAAACTATCCCCTCAGAAGATTCAAATTCTGGAGAAGAAGCCATCGTCCTAGAGTATGCTGAGGGAGCGAAGCTATACGTTCCCTTAAGTCAATCCTACCTCATTTCGAGATATGTAGGAGTCAATAAAAAAGCTCCCCAACTTGACACCCTCGGCGGAAACCGATGGGAACGCGCTAAAAAGAATGCCGAAAAAGCTATATGGGATTATGCGGCCAAATTATTGAAAATTCAAGCAGAGCGAGAGACCTTGCAGGGGTATGCCTTCCCAGAGGACGATGATTGGCAAAGGGAATTTGAAATGAGTTTTATCTATGAACCGACCCCTGATCAATCCAAGGCTATTGCTGCAACCAAAGCTGACATGCAGTCCACTCGTCCCATGGATCGCTTGATCTGTGGAGATGTAGGTTTCGGAAAAACCGAAGTCGCCATTCGCGCGCTTTTCAAATGCGCCATTTCAGGCAAACAAGCCGCATTCCTCGCTCCTACAACAGTGCTTGCCCAACAACATTATCGCAACCTATGCGAACGCATGGCCGACTATCCCATCAAAATCGAGCTGCTAAATCGCTTCAAAACTCAAAAGGAACAAAAGATCATCATTGAAGCAATTGCAGACGGCAAAGTGGACATTGTTGTCGGCACACATCGTCTGCTCTCCCCTGATGTCCACTTCAAAGACCTCGGCCTAGTCGTGATTGATGAAGAGCAACGATTCGGTGTCATACAAAAAGAAAAATTCAAAGAACGACATCGGCTCGTTCATATTTTAAGTCTTTCTGCCACCCCTATTCCCCGCACGCTTTATCTCTCGCTGGCCGGGGTCAAAGATATGAGCGTGATTGAGACACCACCGGCTAACCGTCTCCCCGTGGAAACTATCATCTGCCCCTATGACGAGCGCATCATCAAGGCTGCCATCGAGCGCGAACTCTCCAGAAACGGCCAAATTTACTTCCTCCATAACCGCATTGGCTCGATCTATACCCTTGCAGACCGTATCCGATCCCTCCTCCCTGAATGTAAAATTGATGTCGGTCACGGAAGGATGCCTAAACACCAACTCGAAGAGGTCATGCAGCGCTTTGTGGATGGGAAAACGGATCTACTACTCGCAACCTCCATCATTGAGAATGGCCTCGATATTCCGAACGCCAACACGATCATCATCGATCGCGCTGATCGTTTCGGTCTTTCAGACCTGTATCAACTCCGGGGACGGGTCGGCCGTGCTCATCATAAAGGCTATGCTTACCTCCTCCTTCCTCGCCATTTGATGAGCGTCACCAACGCAAGAAAAAGAGTCAACGCCCTCCAACAATACTCCAAGCTCGGAGACGGCTTTAAAATTTCAATGCGCGACCTTGAGCTCCGTGGAGCAGGAAATTTACTTGGTGTTGAACAAAGCGGCCACATTTCTACTATCGGCTTTGACCTTTACTGCCGCCTACTAAAAGCCGCTGTCAGCAGCCTAAAAGGTGAACGTCCCGCCTGGCAAAACGAAACACGCTTACGGATCGATTTTATAAGCCTCTCAGAGCCGAGTCATCCTTCCACAGATGGCGTTCATCATGCCTATCTCCCCAAAACTTACTTCCAAGACCAAGAGGGAATCATTGAAAATTATAAACGACTTAACGAAGCCCTCACTCCTAGTGAACTGGATCAACTCTGCGAGGAGTGGCGTGATTGCTACGGCCCTTGGCCTCTCCCCGTCACCCTACTCCTTGAGATACACCATATCCGCATACTCGCTGCGCAAGCTCAAATCTCCCACGTCGAAACGCAAAACAACAAAATCATTCTCAAGCGAAATAACGATTTCATCATGATAGGCGGAAAGTTTCCACGCTTGACCGCCCAAGACCCCCTTCTTAAGTTACAAGAACTCAAAAAATGGATTCGCAGTTTTATACAAAACGAAAAACTACACCCCTCTTCAAGCCACTAA
- a CDS encoding peptidylprolyl isomerase, whose amino-acid sequence MDSQFYTKRKTTPLFKPLITLAVIVAVLSASPSVAQLMVNGIAAIVNDRVITFTDVRRIADASEMMLRENYKGPDLDKKIKELRLSALKTLIDRELIIQEFNKRGLTIPDNFIENRLQQIIRDKFGGDRAAFIRTLQSNNMTLEAYKRELRDEIIVAAMRARYGGGTPVISPKRIEQYYKNNIHQFKTDREMRISLIFIRRGLFPEKQNLPDGTTQEIDPNLALANEIHDKLETGSSFEELARTYSEASSKDQGGDIGWVTKNTLRPELMAAANTLSKGQISPVITTNEGYYILKLTDLKAESVTPLSKVREQIHNQLLQEEQTKRMQEWVDSLRAKAFIKMF is encoded by the coding sequence ATGGATTCGCAGTTTTATACAAAACGAAAAACTACACCCCTCTTCAAGCCACTAATTACGCTGGCCGTGATCGTTGCGGTTCTGAGCGCTTCCCCATCAGTTGCCCAATTGATGGTCAATGGAATTGCGGCGATTGTTAATGACCGAGTGATCACTTTCACAGATGTGCGAAGAATCGCTGATGCCTCGGAAATGATGCTCCGCGAGAATTACAAAGGACCAGATCTCGATAAAAAAATAAAAGAGCTTCGCCTTAGCGCCCTAAAGACACTCATCGACCGAGAACTCATTATTCAAGAATTCAACAAACGCGGCCTAACAATTCCTGACAATTTTATCGAAAACCGTCTCCAACAAATTATCCGCGATAAATTCGGCGGCGACCGCGCTGCTTTCATAAGAACGCTACAAAGCAACAACATGACACTCGAGGCCTACAAACGTGAGCTCCGAGATGAAATCATTGTCGCAGCAATGCGGGCTCGCTACGGTGGAGGCACTCCCGTCATCTCGCCCAAGCGCATCGAGCAGTATTACAAAAACAACATCCACCAATTTAAGACAGACCGCGAAATGCGCATCAGTCTCATCTTCATTCGTCGTGGGCTATTCCCGGAAAAACAAAACCTCCCCGACGGCACTACTCAAGAAATCGATCCCAATCTTGCACTAGCCAACGAAATTCACGACAAATTGGAAACCGGATCGAGTTTTGAAGAGCTCGCCCGCACTTACAGTGAAGCTTCAAGCAAAGACCAAGGTGGCGATATCGGTTGGGTTACTAAAAACACCTTACGCCCTGAGCTCATGGCCGCGGCCAACACCCTATCTAAAGGTCAGATAAGCCCAGTCATCACAACCAACGAAGGCTACTACATCCTCAAGCTCACAGATCTAAAAGCTGAGTCGGTGACTCCGCTTTCCAAGGTTCGTGAGCAAATCCACAATCAACTTCTTCAAGAAGAACAAACCAAAAGAATGCAGGAATGGGTCGATAGCCTTCGAGCCAAGGCATTCATTAAAATGTTTTAG
- the pdxA gene encoding 4-hydroxythreonine-4-phosphate dehydrogenase PdxA → MNSIGITLGEPAGIGPEIVHKALSSSSIPKDFHYAIFGETHPHRPGELTLASARAAYQALQEAIQAWKTGQISAIVTAPIHKKNMSRIGFSFPGHTEFFSHACGLPLDSAVMVMHDPKLSVALLSAHIPLSEAPRFYTKKRIQQVAKVYSQFLASFYPNGYQIALAGLNPHAGEEGYIGYEEVIAQSAISELQAEGIPISGPYSPDTLYYRAARGDFQGIIAAYHDQALIPFKLLAFSTGVNVTLGLPLIRTSPDHGTALDIAGKNIADPSSMIAAIQLACHLVRTSLNNTPVNRS, encoded by the coding sequence GTGAATTCCATCGGCATCACCCTAGGAGAGCCTGCTGGTATTGGCCCAGAGATAGTTCATAAAGCCTTATCTTCCTCCTCGATTCCCAAAGATTTCCACTACGCAATCTTCGGAGAAACTCATCCTCATAGGCCTGGTGAACTCACACTCGCCTCGGCTCGAGCCGCCTATCAAGCCCTTCAAGAGGCCATACAAGCCTGGAAGACAGGCCAAATCTCAGCCATTGTCACAGCTCCTATCCATAAAAAAAACATGTCCCGCATCGGCTTCTCGTTTCCAGGCCACACCGAATTCTTCTCTCATGCCTGCGGCTTACCATTGGACTCTGCCGTCATGGTCATGCATGACCCAAAGCTCAGTGTAGCGCTCCTTTCCGCACACATTCCTCTCTCAGAAGCACCGCGATTTTACACCAAAAAACGAATCCAGCAGGTAGCGAAAGTTTACTCCCAATTTCTCGCCTCCTTTTATCCGAATGGTTACCAAATCGCTTTAGCTGGGCTCAATCCTCATGCTGGAGAAGAAGGCTATATAGGCTACGAGGAAGTGATCGCTCAAAGTGCTATTTCAGAGCTACAAGCCGAGGGCATACCTATTTCTGGCCCATACTCGCCCGACACCCTCTACTACCGAGCAGCCCGTGGAGATTTTCAAGGCATCATCGCTGCCTACCACGATCAAGCGCTCATCCCTTTCAAACTCCTAGCTTTCAGCACAGGAGTCAACGTCACTCTCGGACTTCCACTCATTCGCACCTCCCCAGACCACGGCACCGCCCTCGACATCGCAGGCAAAAACATCGCCGACCCCTCAAGCATGATCGCCGCTATTCAACTTGCTTGCCACCTGGTGCGCACATCATTAAACAATACCCCCGTAAATCGCTCCTAA
- the argA gene encoding amino-acid N-acetyltransferase, with protein sequence MNVTDLRGILTYIPQFREKTFVIAMDGIIAAHENFTNIVLDLAVLRSLNIKLILVHGISHQLKQIAQATGTTISNADGTGITDATTLDLAITAANRLTHEILEGLASSDLRAANTNAVIAHPLGIISGVDHQYTGKVERIDLEYITTLLDKGIIPVLPPLGFDGDGRTFRVNSDSVALSVAESLKATKIIFLTEHNGLYKQDKLITQMSIAEAEEYAKKYKNEIPQALVSKLDHSIRACRNGVSRSHIINGRVDEALLSEIFSAEGVGTMIYANEYAAIRRALKKDIRSILSLVRESVQAEELIKRSKQDILQKISDYYVYEIDRNIVGCVALHPYPNDNKAEMACLYVSRSHENQGIGKKLMLFVENLARERGYKQIFALSTQAFNYFQQKGGYLEATPDILPEARREKYDSSKRNSKVLVKNLTS encoded by the coding sequence ATGAACGTCACTGATCTTCGCGGCATTCTCACATATATCCCGCAGTTCCGTGAAAAAACCTTCGTCATCGCAATGGACGGTATCATCGCGGCACATGAAAACTTCACCAACATCGTCCTCGATTTAGCTGTCCTCCGCAGCTTGAACATTAAACTCATCCTCGTCCACGGCATCTCGCACCAATTGAAACAAATCGCACAAGCCACAGGCACAACCATCTCCAATGCAGACGGCACCGGCATTACCGATGCTACAACACTCGATCTAGCGATCACCGCTGCCAATCGCCTCACCCACGAAATCCTCGAAGGCCTCGCCTCCTCCGACCTCCGCGCCGCTAACACCAACGCCGTGATCGCCCACCCCCTTGGCATCATCAGCGGAGTCGATCACCAATACACAGGCAAAGTCGAACGCATAGACCTTGAATACATCACGACGCTCCTCGACAAAGGCATCATTCCCGTCCTACCTCCACTAGGATTCGATGGCGATGGACGCACCTTCCGCGTCAACTCCGACAGCGTCGCCCTCAGTGTGGCTGAATCGCTCAAAGCGACCAAAATCATATTCCTCACAGAGCACAACGGCCTCTACAAACAAGATAAACTCATCACCCAGATGTCCATTGCCGAAGCGGAAGAATACGCCAAAAAATATAAAAACGAAATTCCACAGGCGCTCGTCTCTAAACTCGATCACTCAATACGCGCCTGCCGCAACGGCGTCAGCCGCTCCCACATCATCAATGGCCGCGTAGATGAAGCCCTCCTCAGTGAAATTTTCTCCGCTGAAGGAGTCGGCACCATGATTTATGCCAACGAATATGCCGCCATCCGGCGCGCCCTTAAAAAGGATATCCGCAGCATACTCAGTCTGGTCCGCGAATCCGTCCAAGCCGAAGAACTTATTAAACGTTCCAAACAAGACATCCTCCAAAAAATCTCAGACTACTACGTCTATGAAATCGACCGTAACATCGTCGGTTGCGTTGCTCTACACCCTTACCCGAACGACAACAAAGCCGAAATGGCATGCCTCTACGTCTCTCGATCCCACGAAAATCAAGGCATTGGAAAGAAACTTATGCTTTTCGTCGAAAACCTCGCCCGAGAGCGCGGTTACAAACAAATTTTCGCTCTTTCAACACAGGCCTTCAATTACTTCCAACAAAAAGGCGGTTACCTTGAAGCCACACCCGATATCCTCCCTGAAGCACGACGCGAAAAATACGACAGCAGCAAACGTAATTCCAAAGTCCTCGTCAAAAATTTGACCTCATAA